The Deltaproteobacteria bacterium genome contains a region encoding:
- a CDS encoding ferritin family protein yields the protein MDAYKIALQTEDDGYNLYMTALERSTHPLGREILAFLAKEELKHTATIKKIVSKIQEGGAFDEKDFDLDATAGETIFTRSLDRPDSRLVGSADDLAVLKEGVRFETEGIAFFQKAADTTANPEEKKFYLAMVREERAHKELLESSIEYLENPESWFERQQPIILDGV from the coding sequence ATCGCGCTGCAGACCGAGGACGACGGTTACAACCTCTACATGACCGCGCTGGAACGCTCGACGCACCCCCTCGGCCGGGAAATTCTCGCGTTTCTCGCCAAGGAAGAGCTCAAGCACACCGCGACGATCAAGAAAATCGTCTCGAAGATCCAGGAAGGCGGCGCGTTCGACGAGAAGGACTTCGACCTCGACGCCACTGCGGGCGAAACGATCTTCACGAGGTCACTCGATCGTCCGGATTCGCGACTCGTGGGAAGCGCCGACGATCTCGCCGTGCTCAAGGAAGGGGTGCGTTTCGAGACCGAGGGCATCGCGTTTTTCCAGAAGGCGGCCGATACCACGGCGAATCCCGAAGAAAAGAAGTTCTACCTAGCCATGGTCCGCGAGGAGCGCGCCCACAAGGAACTGCTCGAATCGAGCATCGAGTACCTCGAGAACCCGGAGTCGTGGTTCGAGCGGCAGCAGCCGATCATCCTCGACGGCGTGTGA
- a CDS encoding nitronate monooxygenase, whose amino-acid sequence MGNRICDLFGIELPFIGAGMIHVSTAAWAAAVSEAGGLGLLAGGSNRPDTLADEIRKVRSLTTKPFGVNVPLLYKHAPDLLRVCADGGVKIVFTSAGNPARTTPLLHAAGIKVAHVVPSARLAIKSEQAGVDAVVAEGYEAGGHVSRDGTTTMVLVRTVKRAVNVPVICAGGIADGRQVAAAFMLGADAVQLGTRMILTTECEAHDEFKRKIREAGDGGTMVTAVRVSPSRVVHNPTSDRLRELEDGGASDDEIREFIGRGRVRLAVVNGDVEQGSVSAGQSCYLCDEIKPVREVFDVLLREMRAALDDGAWLRDLGNGPV is encoded by the coding sequence ATGGGCAACCGGATCTGCGATCTGTTCGGAATCGAGCTGCCGTTCATCGGCGCGGGGATGATTCACGTCTCCACGGCGGCGTGGGCCGCGGCGGTGAGCGAGGCCGGCGGGCTCGGCTTACTGGCCGGGGGCAGCAACCGCCCCGACACGCTGGCCGACGAGATCCGCAAAGTCCGCTCGCTCACGACCAAGCCCTTCGGCGTGAACGTGCCGCTGCTCTACAAACACGCGCCCGATCTTCTGCGCGTGTGCGCCGACGGGGGCGTGAAGATCGTCTTCACGAGCGCGGGCAACCCCGCGCGCACGACGCCGCTTCTGCACGCGGCGGGCATCAAGGTCGCGCACGTGGTCCCTTCGGCGCGCCTCGCAATCAAGAGCGAGCAGGCGGGCGTGGACGCGGTGGTGGCCGAGGGCTACGAGGCCGGCGGGCACGTCTCGCGCGACGGCACCACCACCATGGTTCTGGTCCGCACGGTCAAACGTGCCGTGAATGTCCCCGTGATCTGCGCGGGCGGCATCGCCGACGGCCGGCAGGTCGCGGCGGCGTTCATGCTCGGCGCCGACGCCGTGCAACTCGGCACGCGGATGATCCTCACGACGGAGTGCGAGGCGCACGACGAGTTCAAGCGCAAGATCCGCGAGGCGGGCGACGGCGGCACGATGGTCACCGCCGTGCGCGTCAGCCCCTCGCGCGTGGTGCACAATCCGACATCCGACCGGCTGCGCGAACTGGAAGACGGCGGCGCGAGCGACGACGAGATCCGTGAGTTCATCGGGCGCGGGCGGGTGCGTCTCGCGGTCGTGAACGGCGACGTCGAGCAGGGCTCGGTGAGTGCGGGGCAGTCGTGCTACCTGTGCGACGAGATCAAGCCCGTGCGCGAGGTCTTCGACGTTCTTCTCCGCGAAATGCGCGCGGCGCTGGACGACGGCGCATGGCTGCGCGATCTGGGGAACGGGCCGGTTTAG